The following proteins are co-located in the Silene latifolia isolate original U9 population chromosome 1, ASM4854445v1, whole genome shotgun sequence genome:
- the LOC141606317 gene encoding protein NRT1/ PTR FAMILY 8.1-like, whose product MNGGEDDPFVKDGTVDIHGNPANKENTGRWKACSFIFGNECCERLAYYGMSTNLVNYFVDQLHQGNATAAKNVNNWSGTCYVMPLLGAFLADAYFGRYWVIAIFSIIYALGMGLLTLSASVKGLKPTCTGKNGCHASSAEIVVTFISLYLIALGTGGIKPCVSSFGADQFDENDEKENKKRSSFFTWFYFSINVGALIASSVLVYIQLHVGWGWGFGVPAVAMALAVVSFFSGSSLYRLQKPGGSPLTRVAQVIVAAFRKFKVQVPQENELLYETAEGSGIEGSRKLEHTDTLRFLDKAAVPIPTDDIKGEVNPWRLCSVSQVEELKAVLRLLPIWATGIVFSAVYGQMSTMFVLQGNVMDQHIGPKFKIPSASLSIFDTLSVLFWAAVYDRMIVPLARKYTGHKDGFTVLQRMGIGLAISVFSMVAAGILEVARLNMVKKHNYYDLETVPMSIFWQIPQYFLIGCAEVFTFIAQMDFFYDQAPDAMRSVCSAISLTTVALGNYLSALLVTIVTSATTKNGSLGWIPDNLNRGHLDYFYWVLAVLSVVNFFAYLLIARRFTYKKAKGVILSSDIP is encoded by the exons ATGAACGGGGGAGAAGATGATCCTTTTGTCAAGGATGGTACTGTTGATATCCATGGAAATCCTGCTAACAAGGAGAATACTGGGAGATGGAAGGCTTGCTCTTTTATCTTTG GAAATGAATGCTGTGAGAGGCTGGCATACTATGGAATGAGTACAAATCTAGTGAACTATTTTGTGGATCAACTTCATCAAGGAAATGCAACAGCTGCTAAGAATGTCAATAACTGGTCAGGCACTTGCTATGTCATGCCCCTGCTTGGTGCCTTTCTAGCTGATGCCTACTTTGGTCGATATTGGGTTATCGCCATTTTCTCCATCATTTATGCTCTC GGAATGGGGCTGTTGACACTGTCCGCCTCCGTAAAAGGACTAAAGCCCACTTGCACGGGAAAAAATGGATGTCATGCATCGTCAGCTGAAATCGTAGTGACATTTATCTCGCTATACTTGATAGCTCTCGGCACAGGCGGTATCAAACCGTGTGTTTCATCCTTTGGAGCTGACCAATTCGACGAAAATGACGAGAAGGAAAATAAAAAGAGAAGCTCATTTTTCACATGGTTCTACTTCTCAATCAATGTGGGTGCACTTATTGCTTCATCGGTCTTGGTTTATATCCAGCTTCATGTGGGCTGGGGTTGGGGGTTTGGTGTCCCAGCTGTAGCCATGGCTTTAGCCGTTGTCTCGTTCTTCTCGGGTTCCAGCTTGTATCGGCTTCAGAAGCCTGGTGGTAGTCCTTTGACAAGGGTCGCTCAGGTTATAGTTGCTGCCTTCAGGAAATTCAAAGTTCAAGTTCCTCAAGAAAATGAGCTTTTGTACGAGACTGCTGAAGGTTCTGGCATTGAGGGTAGCCGAAAGCTTGAGCATACCGACACTTTAAG GTTTCTTGATAAAGCAGCAGTACCAATTCCAACAGATGACATTAAAGGCGAGGTAAACCCATGGAGGCTATGCTCCGTAAGCCAAGTAGAAGAACTTAAGGCCGTCCTTAGGTTACTTCCAATATGGGCAACTGGAATTGTTTTCTCCGCTGTGTACGGCCAAATGAGCACCATGTTTGTATTGCAAGGCAATGTCATGGACCAACACATAGGACCAAAATTCAAGATCCCATCAGCCTCCCTCTCTATTTTTGACACACTTAGTGTCTTGTTTTGGGCAGCTGTTTACGACAGAATGATTGTCCCATTGGCCAGAAAGTACACAGGCCACAAAGACGGGTTTACTGTGCTACAAAGGATGGGTATCGGGTTGGCGATCTCAGTCTTCTCAATGGTTGCAGCTGGGATTTTGGAGGTTGCCAGACTAAACATGGTAAAAAAGCACAATTACTATGACTTGGAAACAGTCCCAATGTCGATATTCTGGCAAATTCCACAGTACTTTCTTATTGGTTGTGCGGAAGTGTTTACATTTATCGCTCAGATGGACTTCTTCTATGATCAAGCCCCGGATGCCATGAGAAGTGTTTGCTCTGCTATCTCGCTTACAACGGTGGCATTGGGGAATTACCTAAGTGCTTTGCTGGTGACTATAGTGACAAGCGCGACTACTAAGAATGGGAGCTTAGGGTGGATCCCTGATAATCTGAACAGAGGTCATCTGGACTACTTTTACTGGGTGTTGGCTGTTCTCAGTGTCGTCAATTTCTTTGCATATCTCTTGATTGCCAGGCGATTCACCTACAAGAAGGCAAAAGGGGTCATCCTGTCATCGGATATTCCTTGA
- the LOC141606324 gene encoding digalactosyldiacylglycerol synthase 1, chloroplastic isoform X1 — translation MDKTQCYSIPHSSFHLSSTHTHTVNLSSQPITSSSSSSFPPKILTHTISTSLKNPLFSMNKFNSNTTSSDTPAMSTTTAFSFISKGWREVRDSAESDLRLMKHRANSFKNLASSLDRELENFINSAATPFTVAPPPPDIDFVKKLQPKLSEFRRVYSSPEFSRKVLEKYWGPETRPKIRIDLSSIRNAMVVEGGGERVRFRGRKGRVWNGDDLGEFDDDDEGDELGFTNWEPIKALKTRLKEFEMKKSKDEIFGGWKNNELVEKLKSSLVLFLLKAFRWESQNREDVPPLDVTELLAYFVRQSGPFLDQLGIRRDVSDKIVKTLCSRRKNQLFLNSLSGQESAVIESDDFSDELDLRIASVLQSTGHHYEGGFWSDLMKQNPSNKKRHVAIVTTASLPWMTGTAVNPLFRAAYLAKSAKQKVTLLVPWLCMSDQELVYPNKLTFNSPEEQENYIRNWLEERTGFKADFKISFYPGKFSKERRSIIPTGDTSSFIPSKDADIAILEEPEHLNWYHHGKRWTDKFNHVVGVVHTNYLEYIKREKNGALQAFLVKHINNIVTRAHCHKVLRLSAATQDLPKSLICNVHGVNPKFLEIGEKLASERASGQQAFSEGAYFLGKMVWAKGYRELIDLLSKHKNELDSLKLDVFGNGEDAHEVQSLAKRLNLNLNFQKGRDHADDSLHRYKVFINPSVSDVLCTATAEALAMGKFVVCADHPSNEFFRSFPNCLTYKTSEDFVAKVKEALSKDPLPLTPEDRYKLSWEAATERFMEFSDLDKVLQTGQLGPTMGKSVSMPNLSDMVDGGLALAHYCFTGSEILRLATGAIPGSRNYGEQHSKDLHLLPPHVEDPIYHW, via the exons ATGGACAAAACACAATGTTACAGCATTCCCCACTCTTCTTTCCACCTTTCTTCTACACACACACATACCGTTAATCTTTCTTCCCAACCCATCacttcctcctcttcttcatcttttCCTCCCAAAATTCTTACCCACACAATTTCCACTTCCCTAAAAAATCCTCTTTTCTCAATGAACAAATTCAACTCCAATACGACGTCGTCCGATACTCCGGCGATGTCAACAACGACCGCGTTCTCCTTCATCTCCAAAGGCTGGCGCGAGGTCCGCGACTCGGCGGAATCGGATCTTCGACTCATGAAACACCGAGCTAACTCGTTCAAAAACCTAGCTTCCTCTTTAGACCGAGAGCTCGAGAACTTTATTAATTCGGCGGCGACTCCCTTCACGGTGGCGCCGCCGCCGCCGGATATTGACTTCGTGAAGAAGTTACAGCCGAAGTTGTCGGAGTTTCGGCGAGTTTACTCGTCGCCGGAGTTTAGTCGGAAGGTTTTGGAGAAGTATTGGGGACCGGAGACAAGGCCGAAGATACGGATTGATTTGTCGTCAATTAGGAATGCCATGGTGGTTGAGGGTGGTGGAGAGAGGGTTAGGTTTAGAGGGAGGAAAGGTAGGGTTTGGAATGGGGATGATTTGGGGgaatttgatgatgatgatgaaggggatgaattagggtttacgaattgGGAGCCGATTAAGGCGTTGAAAACCAGGTTGAAGGAATTTGAGATGAAGAAATCCAAAGATGAAATTTTTGGTGGGTGGAAGAATAATGAGCTTGTTGAGAAATTGAAGTCTAGTTTGGTATTATTTCTCCTG AAAGCGTTTCGATGGGAGTCTCAGAATAGAGAG GATGTGCCACCATTGGATGTGACAGAATTATTGGCATATTTTGTCAGGCAATCTGGACCTTTTCTGGATCAGCTTGGCATTAGAAGAG ATGTAAGTGACAAGATAGTCAAGACTCTGTGCAGCAGACGCAAAAACCAGCTTTTCCTGAACTCTTTGTCTGGGCAAGAATCGGCTGTCATTGAGAGTGATGATTTCAGTGATGAACTTGATTTAAGGATAGCTAGTGTCCTTCAAAGTACTGGTCATCATTACGAAGGTGGCTTTTGGTCCGATTTGATGAAGCAGAACCCATCTAACAAGAAAAGACATGTCGCGATTGTCACGACGGCTAGCCTTCCTTGGATGACTGGAACAGCAGTTAATCCACTGTTTCGAGCAGCATATCTAGCTAAATCTGCAAAGCAGAAGGTGACTTTATTGGTACCATGGCTTTGCATGTCAGATCAAGAATTAGTGTACCCAAATAAGCTCACATTCAACTCACCAGAAGAACAGGAGAATTATATTCGAAATTGGCTGGAGGAAAGAACTGGTTTTAAGGCCGATTTTAAAATCTCCTTTTACCCTGGCAAG TTTTCAAAAGAAAGGCGTAGCATTATTCCAACTGGAGATACTTCTTCTTTTATTCCTTCCAAGGACGCCGACATTGCTATCCTTGAAGAGCCGGAGCATTTGAACTGGTATCATCATGGTAAACGATGGACTGATAAATTCAAccatgttgttggtgttgttCACACTAACTATTTGGAATATATCAAGAGAGAGAAGAATGGGGCTTTACAAGCTTTTCTTGTAAAGCATATTAATAACATTGTGACGAGAGCGCATTGCCATAAG GTTCTTCGTCTTTCAGCTGCAACTCAGGATTTGCCTAAGTCTCTCATATGTAATGTCCATGGCGTCAATCCAAAATTTCTTGAAATCGGTGAAAAGTTGGCTTCTGAGAGAGCTTCTGGTCAGCAAGCTTTCTCTGAGGGAGCATATTTTCTCGGCAAGATGGTTTGGGCAAAGGGATACAGGGAACTTATAGATTTGTTGTCAAAGCACAAGAATGAACTTGACAGTCTCAAACTGGATGTGTTTGGAAATGGAGAGGATGCTCATGAAGTCCAAAGTTTAGCAAAAAGGTTGAATCTTAACCTCAACTTCCAAAAGGGAAGAGACCATGCAGATGATTCTCTCCATAG GTACAAAGTCTTCATAAATCCTAGCGTGAGCGATGTGCTTTGCACAGCCACTGCTGAAGCACTTGCAATGGGGAAGTTTGTAGTTTGTGCAGACCACCCTTCAAACGAGTTTTTCAGGTCATTTCCAAACTGTTTGACGTACAAGACATCTGAAGACTTTGTTGCGAAAGTTAAGGAAGCATTGTCTAAGGACCCCTTACCCCTTACCCCTGAGGATCGATACAAACTTTCATGGGAAGCAGCAACTGAAAGGTTCATGGAATTCTCGGATCTCGACAAAGTTCTACAAACAGGTCAACTGGGTCCCACGATGGGAAAATCAGTTTCGATGCCCAATCTTTCTGACATGGTTGACGGAGGATTGGCATTAGCTCACTATTGTTTCACTGGGAGTGAGATCTTGAGGCTGGCAACTGGTGCAATACCAGGTTCTCGGAATTACGGCGAGCAGCACAGCAAGGACCTGCATTTGTTACCACCACATGTAGAAGACCCCATATATCACTGGTGA
- the LOC141606324 gene encoding digalactosyldiacylglycerol synthase 1, chloroplastic isoform X2, with product MDKTQCYSIPHSSFHLSSTHTHTVNLSSQPITSSSSSSFPPKILTHTISTSLKNPLFSMNKFNSNTTSSDTPAMSTTTAFSFISKGWREVRDSAESDLRLMKHRANSFKNLASSLDRELENFINSAATPFTVAPPPPDIDFVKKLQPKLSEFRRVYSSPEFSRKVLEKYWGPETRPKIRIDLSSIRNAMVVEGGGERVRFRGRKGRVWNGDDLGEFDDDDEGDELGFTNWEPIKALKTRLKEFEMKKSKDEIFGGWKNNELVEKLKSSLKAFRWESQNREDVPPLDVTELLAYFVRQSGPFLDQLGIRRDVSDKIVKTLCSRRKNQLFLNSLSGQESAVIESDDFSDELDLRIASVLQSTGHHYEGGFWSDLMKQNPSNKKRHVAIVTTASLPWMTGTAVNPLFRAAYLAKSAKQKVTLLVPWLCMSDQELVYPNKLTFNSPEEQENYIRNWLEERTGFKADFKISFYPGKFSKERRSIIPTGDTSSFIPSKDADIAILEEPEHLNWYHHGKRWTDKFNHVVGVVHTNYLEYIKREKNGALQAFLVKHINNIVTRAHCHKVLRLSAATQDLPKSLICNVHGVNPKFLEIGEKLASERASGQQAFSEGAYFLGKMVWAKGYRELIDLLSKHKNELDSLKLDVFGNGEDAHEVQSLAKRLNLNLNFQKGRDHADDSLHRYKVFINPSVSDVLCTATAEALAMGKFVVCADHPSNEFFRSFPNCLTYKTSEDFVAKVKEALSKDPLPLTPEDRYKLSWEAATERFMEFSDLDKVLQTGQLGPTMGKSVSMPNLSDMVDGGLALAHYCFTGSEILRLATGAIPGSRNYGEQHSKDLHLLPPHVEDPIYHW from the exons ATGGACAAAACACAATGTTACAGCATTCCCCACTCTTCTTTCCACCTTTCTTCTACACACACACATACCGTTAATCTTTCTTCCCAACCCATCacttcctcctcttcttcatcttttCCTCCCAAAATTCTTACCCACACAATTTCCACTTCCCTAAAAAATCCTCTTTTCTCAATGAACAAATTCAACTCCAATACGACGTCGTCCGATACTCCGGCGATGTCAACAACGACCGCGTTCTCCTTCATCTCCAAAGGCTGGCGCGAGGTCCGCGACTCGGCGGAATCGGATCTTCGACTCATGAAACACCGAGCTAACTCGTTCAAAAACCTAGCTTCCTCTTTAGACCGAGAGCTCGAGAACTTTATTAATTCGGCGGCGACTCCCTTCACGGTGGCGCCGCCGCCGCCGGATATTGACTTCGTGAAGAAGTTACAGCCGAAGTTGTCGGAGTTTCGGCGAGTTTACTCGTCGCCGGAGTTTAGTCGGAAGGTTTTGGAGAAGTATTGGGGACCGGAGACAAGGCCGAAGATACGGATTGATTTGTCGTCAATTAGGAATGCCATGGTGGTTGAGGGTGGTGGAGAGAGGGTTAGGTTTAGAGGGAGGAAAGGTAGGGTTTGGAATGGGGATGATTTGGGGgaatttgatgatgatgatgaaggggatgaattagggtttacgaattgGGAGCCGATTAAGGCGTTGAAAACCAGGTTGAAGGAATTTGAGATGAAGAAATCCAAAGATGAAATTTTTGGTGGGTGGAAGAATAATGAGCTTGTTGAGAAATTGAAGTCTAGTTTG AAAGCGTTTCGATGGGAGTCTCAGAATAGAGAG GATGTGCCACCATTGGATGTGACAGAATTATTGGCATATTTTGTCAGGCAATCTGGACCTTTTCTGGATCAGCTTGGCATTAGAAGAG ATGTAAGTGACAAGATAGTCAAGACTCTGTGCAGCAGACGCAAAAACCAGCTTTTCCTGAACTCTTTGTCTGGGCAAGAATCGGCTGTCATTGAGAGTGATGATTTCAGTGATGAACTTGATTTAAGGATAGCTAGTGTCCTTCAAAGTACTGGTCATCATTACGAAGGTGGCTTTTGGTCCGATTTGATGAAGCAGAACCCATCTAACAAGAAAAGACATGTCGCGATTGTCACGACGGCTAGCCTTCCTTGGATGACTGGAACAGCAGTTAATCCACTGTTTCGAGCAGCATATCTAGCTAAATCTGCAAAGCAGAAGGTGACTTTATTGGTACCATGGCTTTGCATGTCAGATCAAGAATTAGTGTACCCAAATAAGCTCACATTCAACTCACCAGAAGAACAGGAGAATTATATTCGAAATTGGCTGGAGGAAAGAACTGGTTTTAAGGCCGATTTTAAAATCTCCTTTTACCCTGGCAAG TTTTCAAAAGAAAGGCGTAGCATTATTCCAACTGGAGATACTTCTTCTTTTATTCCTTCCAAGGACGCCGACATTGCTATCCTTGAAGAGCCGGAGCATTTGAACTGGTATCATCATGGTAAACGATGGACTGATAAATTCAAccatgttgttggtgttgttCACACTAACTATTTGGAATATATCAAGAGAGAGAAGAATGGGGCTTTACAAGCTTTTCTTGTAAAGCATATTAATAACATTGTGACGAGAGCGCATTGCCATAAG GTTCTTCGTCTTTCAGCTGCAACTCAGGATTTGCCTAAGTCTCTCATATGTAATGTCCATGGCGTCAATCCAAAATTTCTTGAAATCGGTGAAAAGTTGGCTTCTGAGAGAGCTTCTGGTCAGCAAGCTTTCTCTGAGGGAGCATATTTTCTCGGCAAGATGGTTTGGGCAAAGGGATACAGGGAACTTATAGATTTGTTGTCAAAGCACAAGAATGAACTTGACAGTCTCAAACTGGATGTGTTTGGAAATGGAGAGGATGCTCATGAAGTCCAAAGTTTAGCAAAAAGGTTGAATCTTAACCTCAACTTCCAAAAGGGAAGAGACCATGCAGATGATTCTCTCCATAG GTACAAAGTCTTCATAAATCCTAGCGTGAGCGATGTGCTTTGCACAGCCACTGCTGAAGCACTTGCAATGGGGAAGTTTGTAGTTTGTGCAGACCACCCTTCAAACGAGTTTTTCAGGTCATTTCCAAACTGTTTGACGTACAAGACATCTGAAGACTTTGTTGCGAAAGTTAAGGAAGCATTGTCTAAGGACCCCTTACCCCTTACCCCTGAGGATCGATACAAACTTTCATGGGAAGCAGCAACTGAAAGGTTCATGGAATTCTCGGATCTCGACAAAGTTCTACAAACAGGTCAACTGGGTCCCACGATGGGAAAATCAGTTTCGATGCCCAATCTTTCTGACATGGTTGACGGAGGATTGGCATTAGCTCACTATTGTTTCACTGGGAGTGAGATCTTGAGGCTGGCAACTGGTGCAATACCAGGTTCTCGGAATTACGGCGAGCAGCACAGCAAGGACCTGCATTTGTTACCACCACATGTAGAAGACCCCATATATCACTGGTGA